The Ptychodera flava strain L36383 chromosome 7, AS_Pfla_20210202, whole genome shotgun sequence DNA window aggatgtttttatttattcattttacattccaacaaatgacaaacaaaatggaaagtctatgatatacaacaaaatggaaagtctattgtatatacaactttaaattatagaacacttttttggcaaatcaactgtgatcagtactatacctgcttttctttaaaacagtcaattccttttaagttctcaggggagatgttatcttttgtggtcagagaaacaaggctcacacattgtatttcattatatttgttgttcctcaattttcattgtcaacttgtaatctttctaacatatttatattgagagaataatgtattggttttaacactagtttattgacttctatcttgtgttttaaattttcacgatttacagaagtcaaatagtcccatctagatattgcctaaaccactgagatattgcaacagaaatcctgaaacatgatttcttgggtcagaaaagggaaggaaaacatcgagtgcaccgaggtgtaaagtagtgaatgcttatatcataagtgctggaaaaaaaaacacataagaattacttgtggtaaaaacatttgcgtgcctttggcagcatgccagcaaagaatacatgagaatgaagtttccaaaattttgctcatttcaacagcattgtgacaattccttttttatttctgtccgttatgagaatatttttttctcaagccattacaggcttaattttttcttttatttcacctggtgacaattttttttctcgaaatcctccatacccccccccccagaaatcaagtggttctcccctaagtgagcccctgacctatacgggccagtggattacttcctcagtagaactgatatgcctgccagtaccggtgtttatcgcctacggaggccatcattcttcagtcgatcaaaggcgcctttcgtaccaaaaaatacacgacagctgcaaaagtgcatcactgtcaacttcataactatagaacatattgaaatacacagtgaaatgttcacaacgtaaaaaatgtgcccataccgagaaacaagatggcgtccgtttcgattcttcaactcagattttgtcctacagttatttactagctacagttttttatcaaaatttttgcctCAATCTTAAAACAAATTGACtaggatatattttataaaggtgacagaaattgactttggtgctcaaagggttaaagggtaGCAGTTGACAATTCAATAATTCTAGACTTTCAGTTTGTCGCTTTCtcctgaaaacattttactaaaGGCTACCAGTTGACTGTTCAAATTGCTAGacgcttgagtcagttgctttcgcctgaaaacattatactaaaggctaccagttgacagtgttccaatggctagactcttgagtcagttgctttcgcctgaaaacattttactaaaggctaccagttgacagtgttccaatggctagactcttgagtcagttgttttcgcctgaaaacattttactaaaggctaccagttgacagtgttcctaTGGccagactcttgagtcagttgttttcgcctgaaaacattttactaaaggctaccagttgacagtgttcctaTGGccagactcttgagtcagttgctttcgcctgaaaacattttactaaaggctaccagttgacagtgttccaatggctagactcttgagtcagttgttttcgcctgaaaacattttactaaaggctaccagttgacagtgttcctaTGGccagactcttgagtcagttgttttcgcttgaaaacattttccttaaggctaccagttgacagtgttccaatggctagactcttgagtcagttgctttcgcctgaaaacattttactaaaggctaccagttgacagtgttccaatggctagactcttgagtcagttgctttcgcctgaaaacattttactaaaGGCTACCTGTTGAtggtttacattttattttgattttgaatgcaATCAAAATACATTATGTGGAATATTTTTATGGAGTGtgcatgttttaaataaaaacctatggctaaatttaaaaaatgattgttgatgtgcattatttcattttactaCACATATTATCCTAAAATGAGAAAcatattcatacatttttataaaATTAAAGAATGAACCACACTggaatcattttttttaaccTCGGCATACTAGATACTGCCCAACGCAATAATTGAGCAATTTTCTTCTCCATTTGTAGATTTTTATATTAAGGTTTTATAAAttcaatgatgaaaaatgctCCATAGAGAAGATGCCTTCCAACCTTGATTTTAGGTTATAAAAAAGTCATGACTTGAGAcaggtatttcaaaaactataATTTTATTGTAAACTATTCTACTTATggaaaaaaacttgaaattgaaagatttactgAATTGCCATCCACAAAATGAAGTTTAGTGCTatgttttcagacattttaatttttgcagTTGAAAAAAGGAGACTATTCTCTTCCACGGTAAGAAACACAAGTTTTCACATGTccaaagttttgtttttcccTTCTAATTCGCCAAAAATTGGTCTTGACATTGTTCATTTTTTAGATTTCTTAAAATGAGCAAAACCCAAAATAAATGAGCGGGTGTTATATATGTTTTTAGGGTGCATGCATAAATTTCTTTTCGAAAAGTAGGTCCTAAGACGTTTCATTGTCGTCTCCTGCACTTTTTGTCCGCAATTAATAACGATTTTCGAATCTCCTGGTGAGATGTTAAACGTTACGTTACAGAGAAATAATAGGGTGATTTTTATGTAAAAACCTTCAAGTTTGTGTAATATTTTATCAGATTTCCATAAAAGCATCATATGTCCCGTTCTGGAATAAACAGATCATCACTGTCATACAGCATATACATTAACTGTTGTTCACACATGTCATAGATATGAATTTTGTCGTATATTTTTTCCGACTGTGACGCAAATGTAAGTGTTCAGTCGATAAGAGATGAAAGGGAAGTCAAAGTATTCCGGTTCGTCTGCTTCCGACATTTCACTCGGCACATGAATTTCCGTCGTCTTGTCGACGATTGAGACCTGCAGACATTTACCAGTAACTGCGACCAGAGGGTGGACATCTGCAGTGACCAAGGAAGTTGAATATTCAGATTAAAGTATTAAGTTTGTACATAAATTAAGAAATACGCCAAACACATGCAATTAAGTATCGCATTTATTTTCGCTCAAGTGAACGTTTAATTACTTTGGTATATACCCTCCGGGATGTTCCTGAAGGCCATACCTTGATCCTTTCCGTTGTAGTAATAGTGGAGAGTTCTGTTTGGAAGTCGGGCGATTGCGATACGATCGCCTCCGGATATCATTTCCAAGTTCAGGTCATTATCAACCCAAGTTAACTTAAAGTCTTTGACAAAATTAGAATCCCTACAAAGAATATGGAAGTTGTCGTTATTATACACTTGAATATATACGATCTGTCCTTCCGTAATGCTGATCCACCGACCCACCCATCAAGCCAAATAACTTAGTTTGTAATACTGTGGCTGTAAGGCGCCAGCACAGTGAACCTTCCTAACTTGCTTTGGCGACAGGACAGCGCAAGACAGTGATTGACAAgttcacgtgaccaaatccTATGTGTGATTGGCAAAAATGGCATTcagtgtatcaaaatatgaacgTGATTTGATTTATGAATTAAACTTGAAaatcatatttgcatatatgtgaTGGGCCGTTTcattcattaaatgaaagtaaccCAAGGAAAAAAACACAGATCCAGCCAATCATtgttcaatcctcaacaatgatTTTGAACGATTCACAGCAAAAGTAAACAGACTgctcatgtgataaatatataatccaaatatttctctgtttgacgtcattgtATGCTGGTATATTTCGCTGAGCCGCACAACTTTGAGCCGAAATCAATCGTATCTGATAACATtaacaaagaaatattcaatatgattatatatatatatatatatatatatatatatatatatatatatatatatatatatatatatatatatataaaccatTCACGGAATATCCATACACACATTATCTGTAGTACGCATGTGTCAAGCGTGTTTTTTCTTCTAAATCGTATCATAATTTTACAAAGATACATAATCCTGCAAACGTCTTCTATAGTCGCAAatgtagactctctcacagcccgtTCGTTCACCACACAgttatgcgccctcaacggtctttctaaCAAGCGACGCTCACCGAACCATGCTTTGGCGTAGCAGAACCTTGCCGACTTCACCGGCTCGCTGAGCTGAACTGCTGAAGGTAGTTTTATGGTCTGAGGTGAAGCCAGCGAGGGGGTGTTAGAGAGTATATCGCAGATGCTGCTTATAATTTACTATCAAGACATCTATGAATGTGACACAGAAAGCCAATGAACTATCAATTATTGATAGGCTGTCCTCATACAAAGCACCTGTGATGCAATAAGCTATACTAGTAACTCTACATCATGCTTACCAAATTCAAGCGAATCTCTCGTACTTTCAGGGTCTGTCTTGTCAATATTGATCTCGAAAGGCTTTCCAGTCACGAGAGGTTTGTCATTTACGAAGACGGCCCTGTGGACGGCTGTTACATATTCAGAGTCGATCCTGTACGTCAGAGGTCCGCCATCCTTTACGCCCGCCCGTTCACCGACCGCTATAAATCGCATAACATCCGCGTCTTGAGAAGCTTCCGTTAAACAAGGTTGTCAGTCCTGTGATAAGAGCAGCCATTGTATTGCTTTGTTTATTTCCTGTACATTGCCTTGGCGAAATCGTGCAGAATGATACAGGTATTTACAAAGTATGGATAAAGGAACCCCAAGTGATATCGAGTATCTTGGTACCAAACAAAGTAGTTTTGCTCGTCTCAAAACTTGTTGAATCAAGTCACAAACATGTGGGTAACCTGGCTCGTAGTGTTTTATTGCTGTTTTCACAACATCTCCGGCCTTAAAGCTTGTTATAAActtaggcgctttaaataattcttgtttgccgtccgcgtgctgatAGGTTtgcagagaaaattaagaaaacaaacactatATTAACactattgcaaataaaattatttttttttcaaaaaaagtatTAAAACTCAGCTTATGTAAATACACTTgcgttttttgtctgtgtttattttttccctgCCTGGCTGCTAGGTTTTTCAAACATCCAAAGAGGGCaaaaaaagaattttctttaaatggcctttcAAAGTAAGGGTATGGAAATTCATATTAATGAGATCATTCTATGAGAGTTACACCTTTATAAAGTTATCCTTATATTTCCCTGGTATTCAAGTGAGCCCTGTTTATAACTGTCCTACCTTGGACAAACAAGTCGACAAAAATTTGATAAGACAAATATGTTCGCCGGGGCCCAATAAAGCAACGACTGTACAGCTGAACAAAATGCATGTATTTCAACTCACGACTTTCTTGCCAGTCTCTGTATCGTCTTTTGGTTTCAACTTGAACTTCTTGTTCAAGCGATGCTGTCTCAGATTGTTGAATTTCGTGCGACACAGGTTCCGAACTTATGGGTGGTTTTCCGTAGTACTCGCACATTAGATTGGCAAGAGCCACCATCTTGTAATCAGAAAGTGATGGTAAAACAAATTAATCACGTTCTCTTGGAAGTTTGCAAACATGCCTTCGACCAAAGTGCTAGGCGTGTTGTcctcttcaaaaaaatatataccCGGCCAGTGGCAAACGAAAATGATGTATGACATATTTCGTTGAAACTACATGTAAAAGGAAACTCAGTCACTCACAAGAgacgtatatttttgttttccagCATTTTGTGACAGGTTTTAGTGTCATCATACGAGAGAGTGAAATTAAAATAGCTATGGAAAAGAATCAAATACATCCCCGGATTTTTTCGAACGTCACATGATGATATCCTACCTTGTCTTTCAAATTACGGTGATGCTGTTGCATATATTGAGTAGAAACTTCACGAACCCAGTATCCCCCGCGGCAGATGCAAAGCGGATACTGGCGTCTGCACAGCTCAATATGACATAATTCACAGAGTTTAGGCTTTCCCACCTTTGGTCGTCAAGGTAAAGATCGTCATCACCATTTGCATAGAAACCGAGAGCCATTTTCATCAgaatatctgaaaaaatacaacttgTAACTTACATCATGCCCTCGGATCTCGGTTGAATTTAATCATTAATTGTTGTCGTCATGTGCATTGTGCTTGATCACTCCAGGCAGTTCTTGATGTCGCTTTAGTGTTCGCTGGTGTAGACATGTGACCTTTTCCATTTCACGTTTAACATCCGGGTATTTGTGCATGTAGATGCTATATGTAATTCGTGGCTTTCAAAGACAGTTGCAAAacaggaaagaaaatgaaagcaaaatcaCAGGTAGAAAAAATTCTTTTGTAACCAGCggttcgatttttttttcattgtatcTAAAGTTTATGAAGTCATTTTTGTACACTGTCTAGAATTGCACTAGATTCAGTGATACCAACCCAAACAACCATCAATGCCAGCTATGCGATCTGCAACGGCCATCCTTTCTCCCCTTACGGTTTTGTTGACAGCCGCATTTATTGCATCGAGCACGTCCTTGGCTTCTTCAGGTTCCATTTCAGGGAGACTACACACCAGGGTCTCCACAAATGCACAGGTTTCAATCACCTTCTCGTCCTCGCACTCTGAAACGATAGCATTAATAGAATCCCATCCCTTGGTGAGCTGAGATAGAATGTACAATACCAACTGGGGTATTTGAGTGTGAGAGATATCCCATCTCAGACGATTGGTCTGCAGAATTTTGTTTTTGCTCATCCTACCTCCAATACTTAAAAGCCGATTCACTTAGGAAATGCTGTAATTaattgtattattattatattgtattatttCTCTAGAACAAAATACTTATATTGTGCTTGCATTCACTTTAACAAACATGTGCAACGTAATTTTAGCATTAAATGTTGTATTCTGACTGCTATAGCTTTAAAGCATTAGATAATTATATTTTGGGATGTATTAGACAAAGTAACAACATTAAACTGGTGCTTATATCAATATTCATATACTGGAAACATCAAAAACCCCATTCACTTTGAAGTGCGTCTTCTGCCCGCACTGTAGTTCTGCTTTAATAGTTGACGATTGGCGCTTGGACAGGGAATGACCAATGACATTCgttacataaaaatattttcctgtCGCATGTTAATACTGTACAGAGCAGGAAAAAATCGACCCAATAAGCTTACTTATGAACACCAACTCCAAGATATTAGGTTCAGCTTCTGAGCAAAGAAGTGAAATAGTCAATAATTTGGCATCGAATTTATTCATGGTGTCTGTTGAAGAACAGTTTCAGTGAGAGAAAAAGAGTTCAATTTCTCTAAATTTAATCGTTCCTAAGCCTTGAACAAAGCCTTCACCTGGATCGAGGCTGAGGCCTGTAACAGCTATACGAAACAGTGCAAAAGTCATCAATAAGTATACGGTGAAACTTACCGTTTAATCTGTACAAAATTGCACtaaaaataatgtcattttGATTGCGAGTAAAAGACTGGGTGGAAAAATGGATGGTTATAATATATTTGATTTATTGCACTTTTTTCGTGCGCGACCAATAGTTCCGAGTGTAGAAATCCGTTCATGGCTCCAAGGAAGAGAGTCACGTGTTCAGAGTTCGATATTTTACTCGTTAATTCAAACAATTAAGGGGGCACTGCATCCAACACAGTGTACCTTTTGCTctaaaatattcattcaattttcattaagttgttaacccaagattaaaaaatCGCTGGGGTTCACCTTTGTAAGTtacagaagtgttaatttatggaAATGTGTGCAAATCACCCCATTCCCTGGCTTGTTTTTCCtccgaatttcaaaatttccgaataatttaacttcactctggctgggtcaaattttcggaaattttcacattatgttctttaaatactacatAACAAAAGgcctattttgtttggcaataaagtacttacattttgaataagaggcattttaaatttgctaatcataattttaatcatttttttgagtgtcagtctttcaacccttgccattttagaacgaggatagataatgcaaaataaaatagtcgtttttttctaccTATACTCTTCTTGctagtgaaatattacatttcagaaaatagcttCAAGTTTTCGtgattttgtctagtgtacagcaggcataggaacgctcgctcgcgagaattgaaacttttgctatacatagcagacatacgcattttaatcgaggcaacaaggttcggtgttgcagttgatttacattgcggtctagatgttctgtgttgtgcattttaatcacggtcttaaacattccatgttgcggtcgatttgcatcgcggtcctcgtggtccggtattccccgttgttcttcaatttaatcgccgtcccaacgacgcgttccgtgttgctgtcgatttgtatcatggaggactctacctccatgcacagtccctcgtgggctattcagctctgggactattcgacccatagacgagtgtacataagcgagaaacaaattctcgcttatgtacactcgtctatgggtagaatagtcccagagctgaatagcccacgagggaccgtgctccatgatttgtatcgcgatctctacgttccgtgttgttgttcgttttaatggtagtctcaacgttcagtgttgctgttcatgcagctgatttgcatcgcggtcccaaccttccgtgttgtagttgtagtgcattttaatcacggtcccatttacgttttaagttactgtcgatttgcattgcggtcccgacgttccgtgttgtagactagtgcattttataagtggcagtcacaacgttcagtgttggtgttcatgcagttgatttgcattgcggtcccaaccttctgtgtagcgagtagcgaggcaggctcagccgagggaccgtggccgatcgtacgaaccagaagagacaagcacattatggttcaaacactcaacacttgacgggaacttgaaaaagtttacagttgagccgttcatgttcttgccgctgtcacagccaccaaaagaacaacgtcttcccatagtgaagagaggacactgtcctgatcatgtaagcggaaaccctagaagttacctccccgtggggagcttacaggaggtgtgaaatactttacttcccgttatgagatacggcgtcgggcaaacttcggaaagccgaaaaaagtcgactggagaggctcgggggacacgcccacattgcatttttcttttgccatatttcataatcacgcgcgctaaacgaaaaaagaaatgaatgtaactgttttatagatcATCAActgtgattttcatattttttatcatcaataccaaaattgaggttttttacccaaaaCATACACTCACTTCATACTTGCCGTAAACTACTGCTGCCATACTAAAGTTTAgaatctctgctttttgaaaacatatagtatgaggggtttccttgtcatctttgaagagaaatattgctttaaaaaactgtgttggcaacacgCAGTTTCACCTTAACAAGAGGCATTTGATTTACGTACTTATTAGAAAATTGTTCTCCTTAAACTAACATTTGAATGAATGACTGGATCCACCGCTATTGAAAATCGTAGGAAAATATCCAAGTATTTTGTCCTTCATTGTTCAGTTTATCATGATCTGCAGTTATTGTGACATCACTGTATTTAACAAATTGAAGTCGAATGCACATACAGTAAACAATGGTCTTTATAAAGCAACTGCCAGTGAAACTTACGAGTTGTCAAATTTTCTTGTATGCCACTGATGTCTTCCACTGTCTCGTCGGTGACGCTATAGAGATCAAGTTTACTGAGGCAACGCCGTATGAAGGTCTTTTCCGATTCTTCACACTTCTCCAAAAGCTCAAACAAGAATGGCACAGCTCTTCGCTTGATCTGAAGTAAAAGTTGATGGCGAAGATTAGATTTGCCACACACGTGTCAGTAAATGGTTACGAGGAGAAAGACAAACATTCAGGGCAACATTACAACTTTTACACTGTAAACATACGGAAACTCCAGTAAATGGGGTTTGTAGAGCTTTGTACAGAAGAGTGAGTCGCAATCCGAAAGTATAAATGATTTTAACGATTTCCAAGGCTTTGGTAACTAAATTCCGCCCGTTTTTAGAGCAACAACTTCAACGGCTTCACCTGTGATTCACTATATATCAAGTAAGAAGAAGATAATTTTATTACGCAAGTTTCCTTGATTCTGTCTTAATGGCGGGACTTATTAAACACGCATCTTTTCCTGTAATGAACTATACTGGCCGAGCCAGCCACAAGTTTTATCGCCTGCCCGTCTATTAGTGTACGACTGTCTGCCAGCCGAAGCGCACCTAATTGTTCATTTGCAATATAAGTGGCCATTTCGCTAAGCGTAGACATAACTAGATTTACAACAAATGATTTAAGTATTTGAAACGAAAAACCGGTTTTTATATTGTTTGTTTCATCTTTGAGCGTTTATATTTTCTGCAACTTATTCAGAGAAAGATAACTTGCCCTTTTTACGTTTGTACCTTGGttaattgtcattttttccccGATGAAACAAGATATCATATAATTCATATGCAAACTTCTTTATTTGTTCTGCAGGATATCGCGATCACATTTATCGACTTCAATTACAGCTTCAGTATAACTTAAAAGTCCCAAACTAAAGTCACTTTACACGCTGGAAGATATGTAATGAACGAAACAAGTAATCATGTACATTCCTATTTTTCCAAACATTGAGCTTTTGGAGAATTACAAACTTCTTTACACATCAACTCACGTTCTCTTTATTCTTAGGATGCTCTGATAAGTTTTCCAACCCTTCTACCAGTTCTTCAATAGAAAACCCATGATGCCTCCCTTGCAAGCTTTTCTGCAGAAATCCAGTGATAATCGCAATTGCTCCTGCAAATATTAAATATGATGAAGAACATGTCAGGAAAATGTAAT harbors:
- the LOC139137225 gene encoding uncharacterized protein, with the protein product MDAMGILAALRRFQDVDPSHGKAPPVIVETRKWMSSEKPMQRRWSLISSSLHILHNLVKSKSNHKYFDNREAKRVLHFYKGSDTPERSFPACLTLSYVINKDKELDLVNDEKGAIAIITGFLQKSLQGRHHGFSIEELVEGLENLSEHPKNKENIKRRAVPFLFELLEKCEESEKTFIRRCLSKLDLYSVTDETVEDISGIQENLTTQCEDEKVIETCAFVETLVCSLPEMEPEEAKDVLDAINAAVNKTVRGERMAVADRIAGIDGCLDILMKMALGFYANGDDDLYLDDQRWESLNSVNYVILSCADASIRFASAAGDTGFVKFLLNICNSITVI